Proteins encoded within one genomic window of Oryza brachyantha chromosome 7, ObraRS2, whole genome shotgun sequence:
- the LOC102718752 gene encoding uncharacterized protein At2g23090-like, with translation MGGGNGQKSKMARERNMEKNKGAKGSQLEANKKAMNIQCKVCMQTFICTTSETKCKEHAEAKHPKTDLFQCFPHLKK, from the exons ATGGGCGGCGGCAATGGCCAGAAGTCCAAGATGGCCAGGGAGAGGAACATGGAGAAGAACAAGGGCGCCAAGG GGAGCCAGCTCGAGGCCAACAAGAAGGCCATGAACATCCAG TGCAAGGTATGCATGCAGACTTTCATCTGCACTACCTCTGAAACCAAGTGCAAGGAACATGCTGAGGCGAAGCATCCCAAGACCGACCTCTTCCAGTGCTTCCCTCATCTCAAGAAATAA
- the LOC102719027 gene encoding casein kinase II subunit alpha-2 — MSKARVYTDVNVLRPKEYWDYEALTVQWGEQDDYEVVRKVGRGKYSEVFEGINVNNNEKCIIKILKPVKKKKIKREIKILQNLCGGPNIVKLLDIVRDQHSKTPSLIFEYVNNTDFKVLYPTLTDYDIRYYIYELLKALDYCHSQGIMHRDVKPHNVMIDHELRKLRLIDWGLAEFYHPGKEYNVRVASRYFKGPELLVDLQDYDYSLDMWSLGCMFAGMIFRKEPFFYGHDNHDQLVKIAKVLGTDSLNSYLNKYRIELDPQLEALVGRHSRKPWSKFINADNQHLVSPEAIDFLDKLLRYDHQDRLTAREAMAHPYFLQVRAAENSRPRA; from the exons ATGTCCAAGGCCAGGGTATACACCGACGTCAACGTGCTGCGCCCCAAGGAGTACTGGGACTACGAGGCCCTCACCGTCCAATGGGG TGAGCAGGATGATTATGAAGTTGTCAGGAAAGTTGGGAGAGGCAAATACAGCGAAGTCTTTGAGGGCATTAATGTCAACAACAATGAGAAATGCATAATTAAGATCCTCAAGCctgtgaagaaaaaaaag ATCAAAAGAGAGATCAAAATACTTCAGAATCTTTGTGGAGGTCCAAATATTGTGAAGCTGCTTGACATTGTTAGAGATCAGCATTCAAAAACACCCAGCTTGATATTTGAATATGTCAACAATACGGATTTCAAAGTGCTATACCCAACATTGACAGATTATGACATCCGTTATTACATCTATGAGCTACTAAAG GCTTTAGATTACTGCCATTCACAAGGAATCATGCACCGAGATGTTAAGCCTCACAATGTTATGATAGATCATGAGCTTCGAAAACTCCGATTAATAGACTGGGGTCTTGCTGAATTCTACCACCCTGGCAAGGAGTACAATGTCCGTGTTGCTTCAAG GTACTTCAAGGGACCTGAGCTTCTTGTTGATTTGCAAGACTATGACTACTCCTTGGACATGTGGAGTCTTGGTTGCATGTTTGCTGGAATG ATCTTTCGCAAGGAGCCATTTTTCTATGGTCATGACAACCATGATCAACTTGTTAAGATCGCAAAG GTACTTGGAACAGACAGTCTGAATTCATACTTGAACAAGTACCGCATTGAGCTTGACCCTCAGCTTGAAGCTCTCGTTGGAAG GCACAGCAGGAAACCTTGGTCAAAGTTTATTAATGCTGACAACCAACATCTAGTATCTCCAGAG GCCATTGATTTCCTTGACAAGCTTCTGCGCTATGATCACCAGGATAGACTTACTGCACGAGAAGCTATG GCACACCCATACTTCCTCCAAGTGAGGGCTGCGGAGAACAGTAGGCCTCGTGCATAA
- the LOC102717266 gene encoding peroxidase 51-like, whose protein sequence is MMVRRRMVAAALLVLAMVAAGAGVAAAQLRRNYYAGVCPNVESVVRDAVSKKFQQTFVTVGATVRLFFHDCFVGGCDASVVVASTANNTAEKDHPNNLSLAGDGFDTVIRAKAAVDAVPGCRDRVSCADILAMATRDAIALAGGPSYAVELGRLDGLSSTASSVNGRLPPPSFNLDQLTALFAANGLSQADMIALSAGHTVGFAHCNTFSGRIRGPSMDPTMSPRYAAQLQKSCPPNVDPRIAVAMDPVTPRAFDNQYFKNLQNGMGLLGSDQVLYSDPRSRPIVDSWAQSSVAFNQAFVTAMTKLGRVGVKTGPQGNIRRNCAVLN, encoded by the exons ATGATGGTGAGGCGGcggatggtggcggcggcgctgctggtgctggccatggtggcggccggcgcgggcgtggCCGCGGCGCAGCTCCGGCGCAACTACTACGCCGGCGTCTGCCCCAACGTGGAGTCCGTGGTCCGGGACGCCGTGTCGAAGAAGTTCCAGCAGACGTTCGTCACCGTCGGCGCCACCGTCCGCCTCTTCTTCCACGACTGCTTCGTCGGCGGCTGCGACGCGTCGGTGGTCGTCGCGTCGACGGCGAACAACACGGCGGAGAAGGACCACCCGAACAACCTCTCCCTCGCCGGGGACGGCTTCGACACCGTCATCAGGGCCAaggccgccgtcgacgccgtgcCGGGCTGCCGCGACAGGGTCTCCTGCGCCGACATACTCGCCATGGCCACCAGGGACGCCATCGCACTG GCCGGCGGTCCGTCGTACGCGGTGGAGCTGGGGCGGCTGGACGGGCTGAGCTCGACGGCGAGCAGCGTCAACGggaggctgccgccgccgagcttcAACCTCGACCAACTCACGGCGCTCTTCGCCGCCAACGGCCTCTCGCAGGCCGACATGATCGCCCTCTCCG CGGGGCACACGGTGGGGTTCGCGCATTGCAACACATTCTCGGGCCGGATCCGTGGGCCGTCCATGGACCCGACGATGAGCCCACGCTACGCGGCGCAGCTACAGAAGTCGTGCCCGCCCAACGTGGACCCGCGGATCGCCGTGGCCATGGACCCGGTGACGCCGCGGGCCTTCGACAACCAGTACTTCAAGAACCTGCAGAACGGGATGGGCCTTCTGGGCTCCGACCAGGTGCTGTACTCGGACCCACGGTCCAGGCCCATCGTGGACTCTTGGGCCCAGAGCAGCGTGGCCTTCAACCAGGCCTTCGTGACGGCCATGACCAAGTTGGGCCGGGTTGGGGTCAAGACCGGGCCGCAGGGCAACATTCGTCGCAACTGTGCTGTGCTCAATTAA
- the LOC107304628 gene encoding uncharacterized protein LOC107304628, whose translation MSCLGRAAVPVKRVWLGLTARLGLRRTTGLGKLRNEVRTCEYSDVHVMWEMLRTMDAAPPRHGGVPGGRRTTSGRRGPAAAAWSRLVSFCCAF comes from the exons ATGTCGTGCCTTGGCCGGGCGGCGGTGCCGGTGAAGCGGGTGTGGCTCGGCCTCACCGCCCGCCTCGGCCTCCGGCGAACCACCG GACTGGGCAAGCTGCGGAACGAGGTGCGGACGTGCGAGTACAGCGACGTGCACGTCATGTGGGAGATGCTCCGCACCatggacgccgcgccgccgcggcacggcggcgtccccggcggcaggaggacgacgagcgggaggaggggccccgccgccgccgcgtggagCCGCCTGGTCTCCTTCTGCTGCGCTTTCTGA
- the LOC102717540 gene encoding QWRF motif-containing protein 2-like yields MVVDAGAAVASRTNTSRRQHGRRSSATASAGAALSPSRPKAVVASRYLVSTTASASATCRAASPGPAAQRRPASADTAARTVSVAFQGTSYCLDAGGKGRQLSRSSATIAASPEKKRSSSAAGAPMRAKVCDARWPPAASAGPCGFRAVAARYLAFDETMPRRASVDVPGPNPLRAAVSSDDTESATSSAGSPDGDDKLAPVARPSPRSIMASPARFTRDAMGSRSERFADHSTPFMSRTPRFLTSPSPKTTTTAAPPPATSKKKSVKSLFNGLLSSPFTRPSPKQPPPTKTAASSPARSLTTVAASAIAGKLQLQAKVSSSGCVSAKAEEEHLLRLLHNRHLQWRHANAQADAAISAQASNAQKHLCGAWVTVLGMHKSIALKKLQLQFLRHNCNLMAILRGQMEYLEEWSLLENKYASSLPGTIEALNATVLRLPVSDGAMADFQAVKNAVSSAVDVMQTMRNSMSNLLPKLARTNVLVCQLSRIATQEQVLMAQCRELLSTLALMHVKYSSLQGQMIQLSHQNMGKGVSSSEYPY; encoded by the exons atggtcgtcgacgccggcgccgccgtggcgtcTAGGACGAACACGTCGCGCCGGCAGcacggacgccggtcgtcggcCACGGCGAGCGCTGGCGCGGCGCTGTCACCGTCGAGGCCTaaggccgtcgtcgcctcccgcTATCTCGTCTCCACCACtgcctcggcgtcggcgacctGCCGCGCGGCGTCCCCGGGCCCGGCTGCGCAGAGGCGGCCGGCCTCTGCCGACACCGCGGCGAGAACCGTGTCTGTCGCGTTCCAGGGCACGAGCTACTGCTTGGACGCCGGTGGCAAGGGCAGGCAGCTGTCGCGCTCTTCGGCGACGAtcgcggcgtcgccggagaagaagaggtCTAGTTCTGCAGCTGGTGCGCCGATGCGCGCCAAGGTGTGCGACGCccggtggccgccggcggcgagtgcGGGGCCCTGCGGtttccgcgccgtcgccgcgcggtACCTGGCGTTCGACGAGACGATGCCGCGGCGCGCGTCGGTGGACGTCCCCGGGCCCAACCCCCTCCGCGCCGCGGTGTCCTCGGACGACACCGAGAGCGCGACGTCGTCCGCCGGCTcacccgacggcgacgacaagCTCGCCCCCGTGGCGCGCCCGTCTCCGAGAAGCATCATGGCCTCGCCCGCGCGGTTCACGAGGGACGCCATGGGGAGCCGCTCCGAGCGTTTCGCCGACCACTCGACGCCGTTCATGTCGCGCACCCCCAGGTTCCTGACCTCGCCGTCTCcaaagacgacgacgacggcggcaccGCCACCGGCGACGTCGAAGAAGAAGTCAGTCAAGTCACTGTTCAACGGGCTGCTCTCTTCGCCATTCACGAGGCCGTCGCCTAAACAGCCACCTCCGACTAAGACGGCGGCCAGTTCACCGGCGAGGAGCTTGACGACAGTGGCAGCATCTGCCATTGCCGGTaagctgcagctgcaagcTAAGGTTTCTTCCTCCGGTTGCGTCTCCGCCAAAGCCGAGGAGGAGCACCTGCTGAGGCTTCTGCACAACCGGCATCTCCAATGGCGGCACGCCAATGCGCAGGCCGACGCCGCGATCTCTGCGCAGGCATCGAATGCTCAG AAACACTTGTGTGGTGCATGGGTCACTGTTCTAGGGATGCACAAATCGATTGCTCTCAAGAAGTTGCAGTTACAGTTTCTGAGACACAATTGCAACCTCATGGCTATTCTGAGAGGCCAA ATGGAATATCTGGAAGAGTGGTCCTTACTGGAGAACAAGTATGCCAGTTCACTGCCAGGAACAATAGAAGCTCTGAATGCTACCGTACTGCGGCTTCCTGTCTCTGATGGAGCAATG GCAGATTTTCAGGCTGTCAAGAATGCTGTTAGCTCTGCAGTTGATGTCATGCAGACAATGAGGAATTCAATGAGTAATCTACTGCCTAAG CTAGCCAGGACAAATGTGTTGGTGTGTCAGCTGTCCAGAATTGCCACTCAAGAACAGGTTTTAATGGCGCAGTGCAGAGAGTTGCTATCCACACTAGCACTGATGCAC GTGAAGTACAGTAGTCTACAAGGGCAAATGATTCAGCTGAGCCACCAAAATATGGGTAAAGGCGTCTCTAGTTCAGAGTATCCATACTGA
- the LOC102717815 gene encoding probable N-acetyltransferase HLS1: MVVASLMEEEVDGGGAVFLVREFDGGRDRAGVEQVECACEVGPSGGKLCLFTDLLGDPLCRVRHSPAYLMLVAEVVGGPLGTEIVGVVRGCVKTVACGRSQLFSKVAYLLGLRVSPRHRRRGIGRKLVERMEEWFRQMGAEYAYVATECDNEPSVRLFTGACGYAKFRTPSVLVHPVFGHDLAPSRRASVVRLDAREAELLYRRRFGSVEFFPRDIDAVLSNALSLGTFLAVPRGTRWRGVEDLLASPPASWAVASLWNCKDAFRLEVRGAPRLWRAAARATRVADRAAPWLGIPSIPNLFEPFGLHFVYGLGGDGPAAPRLARALFRHAHNVARRAGARVVATEVGAREPLRAGVPHWPRLGADDLWCIKRLADGYGDGALGDWSKAPPGKSIFVDPREF; this comes from the exons ATGGTGGTGGCGAGTttgatggaggaggaggtggacggcggcggggcggtgtTCCTGGTGCGGGAGTTCGACGGCGGCCGTGACCGGGCAGGCGTCGAGCAGGTGGAGTGCGCCTGCGAGGTGGGACCCAGCGGCGGCAAGCTCTGCCTTTTCACTGACCTCCTCGGCGACCCGCTCTGCCGCGTCCGCCACTCGCCGGCCTACCTCATGCTT GTCGCGGAGGTTGTGGGCGGGCCGCTCGGCACGGAGATTGTCGGCGTCGTCCGCGGCTGCGTCAAGACTGTTGCGTGCGGCCGCAGCCAGCTGTTCTCCAAGGTCGCCTACCTCCTCGGCCTCCGGGTGTCGCCGCGCCATAGGCGGCGAGGGATCGGGAGGAAGCTggtggagaggatggaggAGTGGTTCCGGCAGATGGGCGCCGAGTACGCCTACGTCGCCACCGAGTGCGACAACGAGCCGTCGGTGCGCCTCTTCACCGGCGCCTGCGGCTACGCCAAGTTCCGCACGCCGTCGGTGCTCGTGCACCCGGTGTTCGGCCACGACCtcgcgccgtcgcggcgcgcCTCCGTCGTGCGGCTCGACGCGCGCGAGGCCGAGCTACTCTACCGCCGCCGCTTCGGCTCCGTCGAGTTCTTCCCGCGCGACATCGACGCCGTGCTGTCGAACGCCCTCTCGCTCGGCACGTTCCTGGCCGTGCCGCGCGGgacgcggtggcgcggcgtcgAGGATCTCctggcgtcgccgccggcgtcgtgggCGGTGGCCAGCCTGTGGAACTGCAAGGACGCGTTCCGCCTCGAGGTgcgcggcgcgccgcggcTGTGGCGCGcggccgcccgcgccacgcgcGTCGCcgaccgcgccgcgccgtggcTCGGCATCCCGTCCATCCCCAACCTGTTCGAGCCGTTCGGCCTCCACTTCGTCtacggcctcggcggcgacgggcccgccgcgccgcgcctgGCGCGCGCGCTGTTCCGGCACGCCCACAACGTGGCGCGGCGCGCCGGGGCGCGCGTGGTGGCCACCGAGGTCGGCGCCCGCGAGCCGCTTCGCGCCGGCGTGCCGCACTGGCCGCGcctcggcgccgacgaccTCTGGTGCATCAAGCGGCTCGCCGACGggtacggcgacggcgcgctggGCGACTGGAGCAAGGCGCCGCCGGGGAAGTCCATCTTCGTAGACCCAAGGGAGTTTTAG